In the genome of Streptomyces lydicus, the window CGGAGACGAGGGCGGCGGCGTAGGCGCCGACGCCGAGGAAGGCGACGTAGCCGAGGTCGAGGAGGCCGGCGAGGCCGACGACGACGTTGAGGCCCAGGGCGACGGTGGCGAAGATCAGGATGTTGGCCCCGATGATCGTGTACTGGTCGGTGTCCTGGGTGAAGGGGAAGCAGGCGGCGGCGAGGAAGGCCGCGCCGAGGGCGACGGTGCGGTGGGCGTGGGTGAGTGCGGTGAGGCGGGCGATGAGTCCGGCCCGGTGGAGGGCGGGGACGGCGAGGGCCATGAAGATCAGGTAGCCGACGAAGGGGGCGCCGTCGTCGGTGTCGATGCCGTAGGTGAAGGCGAGGAGCCCGGCGGCGAAGGCGGCGGCGATGATCAGGATCTCGGCCCAGGAGGGGAGTTCGCCGGTGGGGCGCCGCAGGGGGCCGGGGGTGAGGGTGGCGGTGAAGCGCTGCCAGGGGCCCGAGGGTGGCCGGTCGGCGGCTCGGTCGGGGGGCAGGGCGAGGGCGCCGGTCAGGGTGAGCAGGGAGGTGACGGCTGCGAGGGCGCCGCCCGGTTCGAGGTTGACCAGCCCGCCGAGCCGGACGGCGATGGCGATGAGGGTGAACCAGGTGGCGGCGAAGGTGGCGAGGGCGGCGAGGAGGGTGGGGGCGTTGCGTCCTGCGGGGGTGAGCCATTGCAGGCCGCGGAGGCCGAGTGCCGCGAGGGCGAAGAGCAGGGTGAGGACGCCGCCGGCGAGGGTGACGAGCTGCAGTCCTGCGGGGGAGAGGTAGTAGGTGAGGTCGCCGGGGAAGTCGCTGCTCCAGGTCCAGGCGAGGCCGGTGGTGGCAGCGGTGGCGAGGGCGCCGGCGGCGGTGAGGAGGCGCGCGGTGCGTTCCGGGAGGGGGAGCAGGCCGCGGGCGGGGGGTGTGGTGGTGTGGGTGGTCATCGCTATCACGCCCGATCCGCGACGCGTTCGCCCAGGAGGCCTTGTGGTCTGAGCAGGAGTACGAGGAT includes:
- a CDS encoding branched-chain amino acid ABC transporter permease encodes the protein MTTHTTTPPARGLLPLPERTARLLTAAGALATAATTGLAWTWSSDFPGDLTYYLSPAGLQLVTLAGGVLTLLFALAALGLRGLQWLTPAGRNAPTLLAALATFAATWFTLIAIAVRLGGLVNLEPGGALAAVTSLLTLTGALALPPDRAADRPPSGPWQRFTATLTPGPLRRPTGELPSWAEILIIAAAFAAGLLAFTYGIDTDDGAPFVGYLIFMALAVPALHRAGLIARLTALTHAHRTVALGAAFLAAACFPFTQDTDQYTIIGANILIFATVALGLNVVVGLAGLLDLGYVAFLGVGAYAAALVSGSPESAFGLRFPFWAALLTGAAASLVFGVLIGAPTLRLRGDYLAIVTLGFGEIFRIAMLNLNGTTGPDITNGAMGIPNIPNLEIFGFNFGEPHTILGIPLATYGNYYLLMILVTAFVVLVFRRAAASRIGRAWIAIREDETAAIAMGINSFRLRLLAFALGAALAGLAGTVHAHVVTTATPEQFQFAGPQPPNSAFLLAAVILGGMGTLSGPLVGAALLFLIPAKLDFIQDYQLLLFGIALVLLMRFRPEGLIPDRRKQLEFHETGQLDVPDQRLPDADATLGATQAKA